In Crassostrea angulata isolate pt1a10 chromosome 4, ASM2561291v2, whole genome shotgun sequence, one genomic interval encodes:
- the LOC128181815 gene encoding F-box only protein 36-like yields the protein MTTNSVKMAKFSPVWLNEHKALVDYTDVANAPSKDFYHVFVTPTQFIFRVWKIVPPTRADSHVPPYEFKNTYEEFKHDDRCQSEIVRLAGEPTLNYLLGIEEGRLDYICRIPREAQIRIILNLDLEDIQRLGRTCKMFRELCHSCELWERIYRRYSETPITPELEMLAAEKGWRRLFFTNKLQLQMQLRRLKKHEGGHAFVTEMETA from the exons ATGACAACAAATAGCGTCAAGATGGCGAAGTTTTCCCCAGTGTGGTTAAATGAACACAAGGCCTTAGTTGACTATACAGACGTTGCAAATGCTCCTTCGAAAGACTTTTATCACGTTTTTGTTACCCCAACGCAg TTTATTTTCCGAGTGTGGAAAATTGTACCTCCCACAAGAGCAGACTCGCACGTTCCACCTTACGAGTTTAAGAATACATACGAAGAGTTTAAACACGATGACAGGTGTCAAA GTGAAATAGTGAGACTAGCTGGAGAACCAACATTGAATTATTTGCTGGGTATAGAGGAGGGTAGGCTAGATTACATCTGCAGAATTCCCCGTGAAGCACAGATCCGCATTATTCTTAACTTAGACTTGGAGGACATTCAGAGACTGGGAAGGACTTGTAAAATGTTCAGAGAG CTCTGCCATTCATGTGAACTGTGGGAGAGGATCTATCGTAGATACAGCGAGACCCCCATCACTCCAGAGCTCGAAATGCTTGCCGCAGAGAAAGGCTGGAGGCGTCTTTTCTTCACCAATAAACTACAGTTACAG ATGCAGCTGCGAAGGCTCAAGAAACATGAAGGAGGCCATGCCTTTGTCACAGAGATGGAGACTGCATAA
- the LOC128181342 gene encoding SPRY domain-containing protein 7-like, producing the protein MAACFCCFRCCWDGTGFSSGHIPLKEIPTVKLDASLMGNDVVIVKNGRRICGTGAALSNAPIAQDKAYFEVKVQSTGVWGVGLASRRCNVNEVPLGENTESWVVRQDGAMYHDKQQKGKLPEVPQEGDVLGLTYDHVQLNFYLNGKPLPCPFTGMKGTLYPVFYVDEGAVMDVQFDKFYHHPPDGFDSIMIEQSLL; encoded by the exons ATGGCTGCTTGTTTTTGCTGTTTTCGCTGTTGTTGGGATGGAACCGGCTTCAGCTCGGGACACATACCCTTAAAAGAAATTCCAACCGTAAAATTAGATGCGTCACTTATGG GCAATGATGTCGTAATTGTGAAGAATGGGCGTAGAATCTGTGGAACAGGAGCAGCTCTTTCCAATGCGCCAATTGCGCAGGATAAAGCATATTTTGAAGTAAAAGTACAAAGCACCG GTGTATGGGGAGTTGGACTAGCCTCAAGAAGGTGTAATGTGAATGAAGTACCTCTCGGAGAGAACACAGAATCCTGGGTAGTTAGGCAGGATGGAGCAATGTATCATGACAAGCAGCAAAAGGGCAAGCTGCCAGAAGTTCCCCAGGAAGGGGATGTACTG GGTTTAACCTATGACCATGTACAACTGAACTTCTACCTGAATGGGAAACCTCTGCCCTGTCCATTCACAGGGATGAAGGGGACACTATATCCCGTGTTTTATG TGGATGAGGGGGCTGTGATGGACGTCCAGTTTGACAAATTCTACCACCATCCTCCTGACGGATTCGACAGCATCATGATAGAACAGTCCTTGTTGTGA
- the LOC128181343 gene encoding mitochondrial fission 1 protein-like, with translation MESILNEEVDPADLKRFELMYNEQVRRGQVSEKAKFEYAWCLVRSKYIDDMKEGVALLEDLFKRASDDGARRDYLYYMSVGYTRIKEYPQALKYVKALLKIEPGNHQALQLEKFINKKMTKEGIMGMAIVGGAALALGGLVSLGIALAKK, from the exons ATGGAATCGATTCTAAACGAAGAAGTTGATCCAGCAGATCTCAag AGGTTTGAGTTGATGTACAATGAACAAGTACGGCGAGGCCAAGTGAGTGAGAAAGCCAAGTTTGAATATGCTTGGTGTCTCGTGAGGAGCAAATACATTGATGATATGAAGGAGGGAGTGGCTCTTTTAGAAG atTTATTCAAGAGAGCATCAGATGATGGTGCCCGTAGAGATTACTTATATTACATGTCAGTTGGTTACACCAGGATTAAG GAGTATCCCCAAGCTTTAAAGTATGTTAAAGCTCTTCTAAAAATTGAACCAGGAAATCATCAGGCATTACAATTAGAAAAATTCATCAATAAGAAAATGACCAAAG AAGGGATTATGGGTATGGCGATTGTGGGTGGGGCGGCATTAGCGCTTGGGGGACTGGTCAGTCTAGGTATAGCCTTGGCCAAGAAATGA